CAGATAGGAGGAGAGGCCCACCAATTCCCAGAAGATAAAGGTCATGGCGATGTTGTTCGCCAGAACGATGCCCGTCATGGAGAACATGAAAAGGCTCAGGCACGCGAAGTAGCGCGTTTTCGCCTTGTCGTCCGCCATGTAACCCAGAGAGAAAACATGAACCAGCAGGCCGATGCCCGTGACCACCAGCATCATGCGGGAGGAAAGGGGATCCAGAATGAAACCCAGATCCACGGAAAAGATGTCGGAAATCGGAAGCCAGGAGAAGGAGGCAGACCCGGTCCGGTCCAGCAGGCCCAGGGAAAGAACGAAGGTCGCCAGGCAGGAGAAGGTGGAGGTGAGGGCCGCGACGTTAGGACGTTTGGTCAGCAGGAACCAGTCAAAGGCGGCTACGACCAGCGGCAGGAAGAGCAGAAGCCAGGTGTATTGAATATCAATATTGAACATATTCGTGGAGTAGTGTGTTGCTCTTAATCTTTCAGCGTGTTGAGATTTTGCGTGCTGGCCGTGCGCCTGGCCCTGTACAGGGAGACGATGAGGGCCAGACCGATGGCCACTTCCGCCGCGGCGATGGTCAGGATAAAGATGGAGAGGGCCTGGCCGTCATAGTTGGGCAGGCCCATGGTGCCCTGGGCGCGGGAAAACGCTACCAGGGACAGGTTGGCTGCACTGAGCATCATTTCCAGGCACATGAAGATGACGATGATGTCGCGCCGGACAATCACCCCCATCAGGCCGATGGCGAACAGGACGCCGGAAAGGATCAGATAATGCGTAAGAGGTATCATGGTGATGGCTGTGGTAAGGGGTTCTTTATTTTCCAGAGGGGCGGCGGCTCAGCACGACGACGCCGATGGAGGCCACCAGCAGGGCCAGTCCGGCGATGACCAGGCTCCGGTTATATTTGTCAAACAGAGTACGGCCCAGCAGGGCGGTGTCCGGGAATTCTCCGTTGTCTATCTCCGCACGGATGGTGGTGCCTTCCGGATAGAGGTGAGCGGAACATTGGGGAGAAAGGGAAGGGAGAATGACGGAAGGGGCTCCGTTGTTGCGGAGGCCGCAGGCGGGAGCTCCCATTCCGGTTTTGGAGGGGGCTGCGTTCTCCTGCCCGATTTTCAAATCGTTCCAGGCCTGTTCCGCGCCGGCCATCGGACAGCGGTGCGTTTCTTTGGCGCCGGGCAAAGAATAGATGATGCCGATAAGCTGGCCCAGGAAGAGGCCGGTGATGATGACCCCGATGGCGACGGAGAAAGGCCTGCTGAAGGGGGATGTTTCCTGCTTCACATTCAGCAGCATGATGATGAACGCGAAGAGCACCATAATGGCCCCGGCGTATACAAGGATCTGGAGAATGCCCAGGAAGTGGGCTCCCAGCCCGATCATGACGGCGGCGGTGGCTCCAAAGGAAAGAGCCATCATCATGGCGGAGGAGACGGGGTTGCGCATGAAGACGACCATCAGGGACAGGACCACGGCCAGGGCCCCGAAAACGTAAAAAAGTATGTCGCTGGCAAAAATGTTCATAACGTACGGGAAATGGAGTGTTCGGGGGTTATTTGTATTGGTTCCACTTGTTGACCAGCCCCTTGCGGGTGCCGCCCAGTTCATAGAGCTTGGCCTTGTTGTGGATGGCCTGGGTTTTATCCGTGGGGGTAAACAGGTAGTTATGGCTCATGAAGATGGCCTGTTCCGGGCAGGCTTCCTCACACATGCCGCAGTAGATGCAGCGCAGCATGTCAATTTGAAATTCCCTGGGGGCTTTTTCCACTTTGCCCCACGGTCCTTCCTGGATGGGGCCGGGGGTGATGGTGATGGCGCGGGCCGGGCAGATGAATTCGCAGAGCTGGCAGGAAACGCAGCGTTCACGGCCGTCTTCGCCTTTCACCAGCACGGGGGCTCCGCGGTAATATTTCGGCAGATGTTTGTCCCATCTGGCTTCCGGATACTGCATCGTAACGCCGATGCCGGAACCGGCCAGTTCTTTTTTGTTGCGGGATTTGCCCAGCAGATCCAGAACGAGGTGCTTGATAGTGAGCCAAAGACCGCCAAGAATGGATTGCAGATAGAACCGCTCTCCAAGGGAGATCTTCGGACGCTTGATCGTTTTGAAGGCCATAATAGTGATGTTGTCGGAATGAAGAAGGGGGAGATTACTTGACGAAGTACAGGATGGCGGCTGTAAGGAAGATGTTGATGACGGCCAGTTCAAAGAAGACCATCCAGCCGAGCTTCATCACCTGGTCATAACGGAAGCGGGGGAGCGTCCACCGCACCCAGACGAAGAAGAAGGCGAAGAAGAGAAGCTTGAGCACATATGCGATGAGCTGGCAGATGACCGCCACCCAGTTGGCTACGTGTTCGTTGAGCCAGCCGTCCAGGCCGAAGCCGATGGACCAGCCCCCCAGGAACAGCGTGATGACCAGGGAGGACCCCACCACCATGGCGGCATATTCCCCCATGAAGAACTGGGCGAATTTCATGGAGGAGTATTCCGTATGGTAGCCGCCCACGAGGTCCGTTTCACATTCGGACATGTCAAAGGGCGTGCGGTTGGCTTCCGCGAAAATGGAAGTGAGGAAGATGATGAAGCTGATGGCTACGGGCACCAGCAGTATCCAGCGCTGCCAGCTTAGGCCCTCGCCCCATACGGGAAGCAGAAGCCAGCCGTTGGCGGCCTGGTATTCCACGATGTTGGACAGGTCCAGCGTGCTGTAAATCATCAGTACGGGGATGATGGACAGGCCCATGCTGATTTCATAGGAAATCATCTGAGCTGAGGAGCGCACGCCTCCCAGGAAGGGGAATTTGGAGTTGGATGACCATCCGGCCAGCACCAGACCGTACACGGAGAGGGAGGAAATGGCGAACATCCAGAGGGGGCCTACGCTGAGGTTGGCCACCGCCATGTTGACGTTGCCGTAAGAGGTTTGAAGGTCTCCGGCGAAGGGAACGACGGCTGCCGTCATCAGCGGGGGAGCAAGCACCAGAATGGGGGCGATCCAGAAGTACACGCGGCGCACGAAGGGCGGCGTGAAATCCTGCTTCAGGAACAGTTTGCCGCCGTCCACCATGGGTTGCACGAGACCGAAGACGGGGATGTCGCGGTCCAGGCGGAAAAAACGGCACAGGTTGGCGATTTTGCCGTCATGAGGCAACCCGAAGTAGTCCAGCGTCTTTTTGAACGGCAGGTCGGATTTCATGCCGAAGCGGCGGAAGATGCTTAACGGAATGCCGGCGCGGTTGGGGCCCACGCGGTCCTGGATCCAGGCGGCCACCCGGCGTTCAATGTACACGCAGACCGGAATAAACAGAATGGTGATGGCAAAACAGATGACGATTTTGATCAGCAGAGTGATGATATAAAACCACACAGGGTTGCTGAGCACCTCGTCGCAAAAGGTTAGAATCGAATCAATCATGGCGGATTAACAGGTTGTGTGCGTGTGAAGTGTGATTAGCGGCCCTGGTTTTTTTCGCGTTCCACCACGGGAATGGTGACGCCGGTTTCCAGAATGGGCTGGCCCCCGTCTCCGATGGAACCCCAGGAGACTCCATTGAGCGCGCCGTATTCCGTGCTCATGGCGGTGAGGATGTCCAGGGCGGAGTTGAAGTCTTTCAGAGCGGGATTGCCGCCCAGCAGAAGGGTGATGTCTCTGAAAATCTGCCAGTCGTCCCGGGCGTATCCTATGGGCTGGATGGCGCGGTTCAGGCGTTGAATGCGGCCCGCGACATTAATCATGGTGCCGAATTTTTCAGCGTAGGTGACGCCCGGCAGAACCAGGTCCGCATGGCGCGCCGTTTCATTGGCGCTGTGGGCGGTCATGAACAGGTAGTCCAGCTTGTCCAGGTCTTCCGCCGTGAAGCCTGCTTCCGGAGATGTGAGGTCTTCCCCCAGGGTAAGGATGCCCTTGACGGAGCCGTTGCGCACTCCTTCGCGAATGGCGTCCAGCCTGGAACCGGGTTCGATGCCTAGCACCAGCCTGACCCCGTTCGTGTTCGGGTTGCGGTCCGCAGAAATAAGCATGCCGTCGCTTTCTCCCACGCGGGGAACGATGTCCACCATATCCGTGCCGATTTGGGCGGCCAGATGGCGGACCATGTAAAGCTCTTCATTGGTCATGCGGCCGGAGGCGATGATGGCGAGCTGGTTCGGGGCGATGCGTTTGACGGCTTCCGCGGCGGAAACCAGGGCCGGCTCCCATGTGGAGGGGCGGTGGGGCGCTTCCGCATCCGTACGGATGACGGGCTGGGGAATGCGGGTTTCCGCATTGATGTATTTGTAGTTAAGGCGGTGAGAGTCCGGCATCCA
This region of Akkermansia muciniphila genomic DNA includes:
- the nuoK gene encoding NADH-quinone oxidoreductase subunit NuoK; the encoded protein is MIPLTHYLILSGVLFAIGLMGVIVRRDIIVIFMCLEMMLSAANLSLVAFSRAQGTMGLPNYDGQALSIFILTIAAAEVAIGLALIVSLYRARRTASTQNLNTLKD
- a CDS encoding NADH-quinone oxidoreductase subunit J, giving the protein MNIFASDILFYVFGALAVVLSLMVVFMRNPVSSAMMMALSFGATAAVMIGLGAHFLGILQILVYAGAIMVLFAFIIMLLNVKQETSPFSRPFSVAIGVIITGLFLGQLIGIIYSLPGAKETHRCPMAGAEQAWNDLKIGQENAAPSKTGMGAPACGLRNNGAPSVILPSLSPQCSAHLYPEGTTIRAEIDNGEFPDTALLGRTLFDKYNRSLVIAGLALLVASIGVVVLSRRPSGK
- a CDS encoding NuoI/complex I 23 kDa subunit family protein, which produces MAFKTIKRPKISLGERFYLQSILGGLWLTIKHLVLDLLGKSRNKKELAGSGIGVTMQYPEARWDKHLPKYYRGAPVLVKGEDGRERCVSCQLCEFICPARAITITPGPIQEGPWGKVEKAPREFQIDMLRCIYCGMCEEACPEQAIFMSHNYLFTPTDKTQAIHNKAKLYELGGTRKGLVNKWNQYK
- a CDS encoding complex I subunit 1/NuoH family protein; amino-acid sequence: MIDSILTFCDEVLSNPVWFYIITLLIKIVICFAITILFIPVCVYIERRVAAWIQDRVGPNRAGIPLSIFRRFGMKSDLPFKKTLDYFGLPHDGKIANLCRFFRLDRDIPVFGLVQPMVDGGKLFLKQDFTPPFVRRVYFWIAPILVLAPPLMTAAVVPFAGDLQTSYGNVNMAVANLSVGPLWMFAISSLSVYGLVLAGWSSNSKFPFLGGVRSSAQMISYEISMGLSIIPVLMIYSTLDLSNIVEYQAANGWLLLPVWGEGLSWQRWILLVPVAISFIIFLTSIFAEANRTPFDMSECETDLVGGYHTEYSSMKFAQFFMGEYAAMVVGSSLVITLFLGGWSIGFGLDGWLNEHVANWVAVICQLIAYVLKLLFFAFFFVWVRWTLPRFRYDQVMKLGWMVFFELAVINIFLTAAILYFVK